The following proteins are co-located in the Montipora capricornis isolate CH-2021 unplaced genomic scaffold, ASM3666992v2 scaffold_429, whole genome shotgun sequence genome:
- the LOC138035610 gene encoding uncharacterized protein — MGQATSLRSRGIQWIIFSHLQDLDFADDIAMLSSPPTHLQEKSDDLNTNAKKTGLLISKKNSKIMYVNSDASRPINIDGEPLEHTEEFTYLWSVVSTDNSAQKDIKARLNKASLTVLASSRVRSPPPMKTVAQTQSTRSIENR, encoded by the exons ATGGGTCAAGCAACTTCCCTGCGCTCTCGTGGAATACAGTGGATTATCTTCTCTCACCTTCAAGACCTTGATTTTGCTGATGATATTGCCATGCTTTCTTCACCACCTACCCATCTTCAGGAGAAATCAGACGATCTCAATACAAATGCCAAGAAAACGGGACTGCTCATCAGCAAAAAGAACTCCAAAATTATGTATGTCAACTCTGACGCATCAAGACCAATCAACATCGATGGAGAGCCGTTGGAACATACTGAAGAGTTTACTTATCTCTGGAGTGTGGTCAGTACAGATAACAGTGCCCAGAAGGACATCAAGGCTAGGCTTAACAAAGCCAG tcTGACAGTCTTGGCTTCAAGTCGCGTGCGTTCTCCTCCTCCGATGAAGACAGTCGCTCAGACTCAGTCAACGAGGAGCATTGAAAACAGGTGA